A region of the Pseudarthrobacter sp. MM222 genome:
GTTTGCACTCGCCCCCGTGCCGGTGGCCTCTGAGGGCCCGCCCTCGGGTGCCGCGTTCTGCCAGAGCCCCACGACGTTGCCTTCGGTGTCCTTGAAGTAGGCGGCCCAGCCCATGCTGCCTACTTCCTGGCGTGGCAGGACGGTGCTGCCGCCCAGGGAACCAATCTTCTCGAGCGCCGCATCAATGTCGTCAACGTCCACGGTGACCACTGGAGAGGTGATGTTTCCCTCGCGCCGGAACATGCCGCCGTTGATGATGCCCGGTGTGGACGGCATGCCTTTGTCATCCGTCGGCGTGGTCCTAATCATGGTGTAGCTCAGCTCAGGCATGGGCTGCACATCCCAGCCGAACGCGGAGCTATAGAACTTCCCTGCACGTTCTTCGTCGTCCACCGGGATCTCGAAGTGCACTACTCCTCGGGCCATCGCGCTCACCTGACATTCAAAAGTAGGGCCAAAAGGCCAGGCGCGGGCGGTCCACGCCACACCCAGATTCTAGTCCCGGACCTCCGGGGTAATCAGGGCCGTCCGCCCCCGGTTCCGGAGCCGCAGTCCGGGCGTGGGAACATGATTGAATGACCATCGCAGAGACCCCCGCGGGCCTGGCCGCCGCGGCGGACGCCTCGCTGCGCTGGCGCCCGGACGGCCCCGTCGACCTGCAGCAGACCATCGGCACACTCCTCCGCGGCCACGGTGATCCGTCCGTCCGCACGGCGCCGGACGGGACGTGGCTGGCTTTCACGACGCCGGCCGGTCCGGCCACGCTGCGCCTGGCCACGCTCGGCTCCCGTGCCGATATGGCCGTCGACGCCCTCGC
Encoded here:
- a CDS encoding VOC family protein; translated protein: MARGVVHFEIPVDDEERAGKFYSSAFGWDVQPMPELSYTMIRTTPTDDKGMPSTPGIINGGMFRREGNITSPVVTVDVDDIDAALEKIGSLGGSTVLPRQEVGSMGWAAYFKDTEGNVVGLWQNAAPEGGPSEATGTGASANDIGA